The following is a genomic window from Citrifermentans bemidjiense Bem.
TTTTTTGACCCGAGACATTGGTGAATATATACCGCCAAGGCTACCAATTCTCCTGCCTGCGCCGGGTTCTTTATTAGAAGGCACCATAAAGCCCTCCTCGGCAATTGTCAAAAATTTTATATAAAACTTGACAACACCCGTTTAGGTTTTGTATAAGTTTTATCGGGAGGTACTCGATGAAAACAAAAGACCTAATCACAATTTGGGGGGCTCCTGAGCCACCCCGCCTTGCACCGAAGCAGTTTTCGATCCGCTTACCAATGCTGGTCTCAGCCAAGATTTCCGCTCTATGCGAAATGTTCCCGAAGAAGACCAAGACAGAGATAATTGGCGATCTCCTTACAACTGCCCTATATCAGTTGGAGCGTGACTTTCCTACGGAACAGGGCCGACCTCTTTTCGATCACCCCGAGACCGGTGAAACCATATACGAAGATGTAGGTATAGGAACTTCATTCCGTCGCCTAACCGAAAAGCATCTTCGCGAAATTGAAAAGGATGCCGGAGTAACTGACCCAATGCCATATGTTACAAATCAAGATTGTTATTAACTATAAACCCTGCAAAAGGAGGTGATACCGATGAAAGTGCTTGAAATCGATTTCCGACAGCTTCCCCTGGTGGTCAAGATACAGGGCAACGCTAAGACAAAGAGTTACATTTTAAAATCTTCTTCCCGCAAACTTGCAGCATGCCTTATCGGTATAGAAGAACCATACTTGCAACTAGTAACTGACGGCAAATAATAACCACCCGGTGGCCCCTCGGGGGTGCTGGGTGGCCCCATCACCTACTCACGCCTTGTAGCTAGCCATTCCCTCTATGGGTGAAGCAAGCCATTGGCAATTTCCATGTGCTTATGCACAGAAGGAGTTGTTTATGTCGACGCTTCCACCTTACCAAATCCCAACTAGCATGGCAGAGTCTGTAACACGCCATGCGCAAAACCCACCTATATCAGAATCTCTCTTTCTCTCCTGCGGTATCGACACGCTCGACCTTGGGCTGTATGTCTCCTGGGACACCAGATGGAACTCCACAAAGGCAGGCCTTGAGGATAAAAAGTCTGCTGCACAACAGACGACCGAACTTCTCGACCAGACAGACATAGGAAGAGAATTTCTGCATCATCCGAGCGGCAAGGCTCCTAATTACCGCTATCAACTGCACTTCCCTGAATATCGCGTATACATCGCCATTTCCGACAAGCCCGGCAAATCCCCTAATGTCTATGTCACCATAAAGGCAGAAACCCTCTGGCACGTTGAGTTCCCTACAATACTTGAACTCTTGGAGTTCGACCTCGACAGCTTCGGCGGAACAATCGAGCGCATCCAACCTAGCAGGGTTGACTTGTGCGCGGACTTCAGAATCAATCCGCCACCCACATTGCAATTCATACAACAGCATCGGGTGTCGCGTAGCACCATGATACGCCCCTACCTGAGCGGCGAGACCCTGGAAACATTCTATTCTGGCTCGCCATCCTCACCGGTTCAAATCCGCATCTATGACAAGGGCAAGGAAATCCTGAAAACCAACAAACAATGGTTCCTTCCCATTTGGGGAGTAGATACGCCTGAAGGCGTTTGGCGAGTTGAATTCCAATTGCGGCGTACATTTCTCCACCAATACAGGATCAAGACCATAGAAGACCTGTGGGGCAAGATCGGGACCATATGGGAGTACCTGACTGCGGAATGGTTCTCATTGAGACTCCCCGACAACGAGAAGGCAGAACGGCGAACCATTCATCCCTGGTGGTTATTAGTCCAGGAATGCAGTGAGCGATTCGGGGGGATGAGCGAGGTAAGACGCACATACACCACTGACACGGTAGAGCCTATTCAGAAGACACTTGCTCATATCTGCGGACGGCTCGTTTCCATAGCTGCGCAAGAAGGCATTAAGGATAGGATGAAAGCCATTCTGCACCTGGAGGAACTTATCTACCAACGGATGGATGAAGAAAAATTCCGAAGCGAGTACAAGAAGAAGGCGATAAAGCTCGGTTATCGCGGTGAGTTGGGAGGGGCAGAATATGAGGGGTGATCCTGAACTGCTGACCGTGGAGGAATTTGCCAAACGGATGAAGGTATCCAGAACAACGGTATTCGGATGGCTGAAAAGTGGGGTTCTCAGTGAAGGGGTGCATTACTTCCGAATTGGCAGAATCCTCCGCTTCTGCTGGCGGGAAGGCCTCTTCTTCAACAGCCAGCAGAAGCAGCCTTTGGAGGATGAATGCCAAACATCTCAACCACCGTTGCCGCGAAGTGAGCAAGATTCACAGCGAGGCGCAGCCTCGGTCCCAGGCCCGGGGTTGACTGTCGGTAGGGGCGCAGCCCCGGCTATCAACCTTGACTATTGATTATGAAATGAAATGCCGCTATTCTCCGCACCGGACTTAGACACACTGAAGGGAGGGTAACGACATGAGGACATAACATGAGAATGAAGAAAGGCAATCTGGCCATCGAGACACCAGCCAAGGAAACCGGAGCCATCAAGAGGCGTAAAGGCTCTAAAAAGCTCTACGTCGATTTCTACTACTTCGGCCACCGGATCACCCGATCAACGGAACTTGACGACACCCCAGCCAATGAAAGGAAGGTTCGCGCCTTCCTCAACAGGATCACGGAGCGGATCGAGAACGGAACCTTCAAATTTGCCGAAGCGTTCCCCGGCTCCTCAGATCAGGAAAAGGCATATTTCACCCAAAAGGAAGGCAGGGAGTACCGACCTGAACCGCATCAGGTGTTATTCGGCGACTACGCCAAAGAGTGGATGCTGACCATTTACCCCACTTTCGGCTCACCGACCAAGCGGAACGATTACAAGGAAGCTCTTGAATCGCGTATCCTGCCCCACTTCAAGAACTTCACCTTTTACCAGCTCACCAGCATGGAGCTTTTCAAATTCACTGAGTCGCTGGTAAGGCAAAAAGGGAAGGACAAAGGGAAGCCGCTTTCAACGGCTCGAAAGGTTAATCTGCTGATACCCTTCCGGGCCATCTGGAACGATGCCTGCGATCATTACCGCTGGGTACTGAAAAGCCCCTTCGACAACCTGAAAAAGAAGCTGCCGAAGACTGAGAAGAAAGAGCACACCGTCATAAGGCTTCATGACTGGCTCAAGTTCCTTGATAACCTTGAAGACCATTACCGACCCATTGCGGAAATGATGATCCTTACCGGGATGATCCCTTCCGAGCTGGGAGGCCTGAAGCGGGAAGACATTGAAGGAGACTACATCAACGTCAGAAGCTCCTATGTCCTCGGGGAAGAAAAGAAGAGCCTCAAGACCGCTTTTAGGAAGAGGCAAATCTTCATCACCCAAGCCATCAGGGAACGGCTACAGATCATCCTTGACCGTTCCTCTTCCCCCTACGTCTTCATCATGGAGGACGGGAAGAGATTCAACAGCAGCCGCTTCAGCAAACTCTGGCAGAAGGCCGTATTAACGGCGGGAATACCGTATGTCACATCCTACTCTGCCCGTCACTCCTTCGCTGCCTGGAGCCTCATTATCGGCGTTAATCCGCTGAGGCTGGTAAACCTGATGGGACATGCCAGCAAACAGATGGTCTATGAGGTGTACGGGAATTACGTTGAAGGCCTGGAGGACGACGCGGAGGAAATGCTTGATTACTTCGGGCGCGACTTCGTGCTACCCCGGAAAAAGAAATCCCCGGTTCCGTTTAGGGACAGTACCGGGGACAGTCTTGGAAGTTCCGTTCTAACTACTGGAACCATTTAGTATTATTTGGAGCGGGAAACGGGATTCGAACCCGCGACTTCAACCTTGGCAAGGTTGCACTCTACCACTGAGTTATTCCCGCTCAATGGAGATCCTGTTTATAGCAAAGACGCCTCCCGCAGTCAACCTCTTTTTTTTAATGACAGAGAAAATTTCCGGCCCGCACCAGCGCCAAATGTCGTATCATATCGCGCACTATTGGCTATACTCTCTATCATGAGAAAAACGGACAAACTACGCAGTCAAATAGCGTGCGAGGCCGCGAGGCTCATGTACGAGGACGGGGTGAGGGAGTACCGCGATGCCAAGAGGAAGGCGGCCAAGCGCTTCGGGCCGGAAAAGGCGCTTTCCCTCGGATCGCACCTGCCGACGAACGCGGAGATCCACGAGGAGCTGGCCAGGCTCATCGCCGCCAACGAGGAGGACGTCCTTCCGGAACGCCTGCTGCGCCTGAGGCAGACAGCCCTCTCCTACCTCGACCTGTTCGCCGACTTCTCGCCTTACCTGGTGGGGTCGGTCCTGTCGGGAGCCGTGACCAGCAGAAGCGACATCGACATCCACCTCTTCACCGATTACATAGAGACTGTCGAAATCCTCCTTAAGGAGCGTGGCATCGCATTCCAGACCGAGACGATACCGGTCAGGAAGCATGGCATCATCAAGGATTACACCCACATCTACCTTGAAGACGACGGGGTAGTGATAGAGTGCTCCGTCTACCCCGCAGATGAGCGGCGCAACCGCACCGTAAGCAGCATCACCGGAAGACCGATGGAACGGGCCGGCGCCTTCCGGCTGAAAAAGATCATCGCCCAGTCGCTGGGCGAAGAGGAGTGATAATGGAAAACCGCAAGGCAGAACTGATCGAGACGCTGCTCCCCAAAGACACCAACTCCTACGGCAACATCTTCGGCGGCGTCATCATGAGCATCATGGACAAAACGGCTGGGGTCGTCTGCTGGCGCTACGCCAGGAAGAGGGTCGTCACCGCCTGCGCCCACCGCATCGACTTCCACACCCCGATA
Proteins encoded in this region:
- a CDS encoding plasmid replication initiation factor, producing MSTLPPYQIPTSMAESVTRHAQNPPISESLFLSCGIDTLDLGLYVSWDTRWNSTKAGLEDKKSAAQQTTELLDQTDIGREFLHHPSGKAPNYRYQLHFPEYRVYIAISDKPGKSPNVYVTIKAETLWHVEFPTILELLEFDLDSFGGTIERIQPSRVDLCADFRINPPPTLQFIQQHRVSRSTMIRPYLSGETLETFYSGSPSSPVQIRIYDKGKEILKTNKQWFLPIWGVDTPEGVWRVEFQLRRTFLHQYRIKTIEDLWGKIGTIWEYLTAEWFSLRLPDNEKAERRTIHPWWLLVQECSERFGGMSEVRRTYTTDTVEPIQKTLAHICGRLVSIAAQEGIKDRMKAILHLEELIYQRMDEEKFRSEYKKKAIKLGYRGELGGAEYEG
- a CDS encoding Arm DNA-binding domain-containing protein, encoding MRMKKGNLAIETPAKETGAIKRRKGSKKLYVDFYYFGHRITRSTELDDTPANERKVRAFLNRITERIENGTFKFAEAFPGSSDQEKAYFTQKEGREYRPEPHQVLFGDYAKEWMLTIYPTFGSPTKRNDYKEALESRILPHFKNFTFYQLTSMELFKFTESLVRQKGKDKGKPLSTARKVNLLIPFRAIWNDACDHYRWVLKSPFDNLKKKLPKTEKKEHTVIRLHDWLKFLDNLEDHYRPIAEMMILTGMIPSELGGLKREDIEGDYINVRSSYVLGEEKKSLKTAFRKRQIFITQAIRERLQIILDRSSSPYVFIMEDGKRFNSSRFSKLWQKAVLTAGIPYVTSYSARHSFAAWSLIIGVNPLRLVNLMGHASKQMVYEVYGNYVEGLEDDAEEMLDYFGRDFVLPRKKKSPVPFRDSTGDSLGSSVLTTGTI